Proteins encoded within one genomic window of Formosa agariphila KMM 3901:
- the guaB gene encoding IMP dehydrogenase: MTAHENKILGEGLTYDDVLLVPAFSEILPREVSIQTKFTRNITINVPIISAAMDTVTESAMAIAMAREGGIGVLHKNMTITQQAQEVRKVKRAESGMIIDPVTLPLTAKVIDAKNSMKEHGIGGIPIVDEDGKLKGIVTNRDLRFEHKNNRPIVEIMTSKNLVTAAEGTSLKDAEVILQENKIEKLPVVDTDYNLIGLITFRDITKLTQKPNANKDVYGRLRVAAAIGVTGDAVDRAEALFNAGVDAIIIDTAHGHTKGVVNVLKDVKKKFPSLDVVVGNIATGAAAKYLVEAGADAVKVGIGPGSICTTRVVAGVGFPQFSAVLEVAAAIKGSGVPVIADGGIRYTGDIPKAIAAGADTVMLGSLLAGTKESPGETIIFEGRKFKSYRGMGSVEAMKEGSKDRYFQDVEDDIKKLVPEGIVGRVDYKGELFESIHQFVGGLRAGMGYCGSKDIETLKETGRFVKITASGINESHPHDVTITKESPNYSR; this comes from the coding sequence ATGACAGCACACGAAAACAAAATTCTAGGAGAAGGACTAACCTACGACGACGTTTTATTAGTTCCAGCATTTTCAGAAATTTTACCAAGAGAGGTAAGCATTCAAACAAAATTCACGAGAAACATTACGATTAACGTACCTATAATTTCTGCAGCCATGGATACGGTTACAGAAAGCGCTATGGCTATTGCTATGGCTAGAGAAGGTGGTATTGGTGTGTTGCATAAAAACATGACCATTACGCAGCAAGCTCAAGAAGTGCGTAAAGTAAAACGTGCAGAAAGTGGAATGATTATCGATCCTGTAACGTTGCCGTTAACCGCGAAAGTGATTGATGCAAAAAACAGCATGAAAGAGCATGGTATTGGAGGTATTCCAATTGTAGATGAAGACGGTAAATTAAAAGGTATTGTTACCAACAGAGATTTACGTTTCGAGCATAAAAACAATCGTCCGATTGTAGAAATAATGACTTCTAAAAATCTAGTCACTGCTGCTGAAGGTACCTCTTTAAAAGATGCTGAGGTTATTTTACAAGAAAATAAAATTGAAAAACTTCCTGTAGTTGATACTGATTATAACTTAATTGGGTTAATTACTTTTAGAGATATTACAAAATTAACGCAGAAACCAAATGCAAACAAAGATGTTTACGGACGTTTACGTGTTGCTGCTGCTATTGGTGTAACAGGAGATGCTGTAGATCGTGCAGAAGCTTTATTTAATGCAGGTGTAGATGCAATTATTATAGATACAGCCCACGGACATACTAAAGGTGTGGTGAATGTATTAAAAGATGTAAAAAAGAAATTTCCAAGTTTAGATGTTGTTGTAGGAAATATTGCTACAGGTGCTGCTGCTAAATATTTAGTAGAAGCTGGAGCAGATGCAGTAAAAGTAGGAATTGGTCCTGGATCTATTTGTACTACTCGTGTTGTTGCAGGTGTCGGGTTTCCTCAATTTTCTGCGGTATTAGAAGTTGCAGCGGCCATTAAAGGTTCTGGTGTACCTGTAATTGCAGATGGAGGTATTCGTTATACTGGAGATATTCCTAAAGCTATTGCAGCCGGGGCAGATACGGTAATGTTAGGATCTTTATTAGCAGGGACAAAAGAGTCTCCCGGAGAAACTATTATTTTTGAAGGAAGAAAGTTTAAATCTTACCGAGGAATGGGTTCTGTAGAAGCTATGAAAGAAGGTAGTAAAGACCGTTATTTCCAAGATGTAGAAGACGATATTAAAAAATTAGTACCAGAAGGTATTGTTGGTCGTGTAGATTATAAAGGTGAATTGTTTGAAAGTATTCATCAGTTTGTTGGAGGTTTACGTGCAGGTATGGGATACTGTGGATCTAAAGATATTGAGACGTTAAAAGAAACTGGACGTTTTGTGAAAATTACAGCTAGTGGAATTAACGAAAGTCATCCTCACGATGTAACCATTACTAAAGAGTCTCCAAATTACTCAAGATAA
- a CDS encoding HTTM domain-containing protein — protein MFNLNTYIRKTANPAPLVVFRVCFGFLMAVSLIIFWQKGWIESLYLEPKFHFTFYAFSWVKPLGVYTYALFAICALSSVFVALGFKYRIAMVTFFLSFAYIQFMDKTVYQSSSYFIMILSFLMIFLPANAAFSIDSLRSKRSYRTVPKWCLDSVKFIFFIVFFYSGLAKLNSDWLFRAMPLELWLTSSKNIPFIGASVLQSSWFHYTVSWSFMIFELALPFLLLYKRTQLIAFILLIGNQLFSQAMFPLGMFPLILVFSAPIFFSSEWHQKALLILRALLSPFQNVFHMSSALKMTKDFHYVTPLPFLVVSLFFVFQLLFPLRYMLYEGELFWTGEGYLFSWRTSLIEKSGTISFKVVNPENKEVCYVDNSEFLTERQEQQMSFQPDFILEYAHYLAEHYKSEGYKYVAIYADSFVTLNGRPSKRFINPEVNLVQEEESFSHKKWILPFHDKISGL, from the coding sequence ATGTTTAATTTAAACACATACATACGGAAAACAGCAAATCCTGCGCCATTAGTGGTATTTAGAGTTTGTTTTGGTTTTCTAATGGCTGTGAGTTTAATTATATTTTGGCAAAAGGGATGGATTGAATCTTTATATCTAGAACCCAAGTTTCATTTTACATTTTATGCTTTTAGTTGGGTTAAACCATTAGGTGTGTATACGTATGCATTGTTTGCTATTTGCGCGCTATCATCTGTTTTTGTTGCGTTAGGGTTTAAGTATCGTATTGCAATGGTTACATTTTTTTTGAGTTTCGCATATATTCAATTTATGGATAAAACGGTGTATCAATCATCGTCTTATTTTATTATGATACTTAGTTTCTTAATGATTTTTCTTCCTGCAAATGCTGCATTTTCAATCGATTCTTTGCGCTCTAAACGCTCATACCGAACAGTTCCAAAATGGTGTTTAGACAGTGTTAAGTTTATCTTTTTTATCGTGTTCTTTTATTCTGGTTTAGCAAAATTAAATTCCGATTGGTTGTTTCGTGCTATGCCTTTAGAGTTGTGGTTAACTTCTAGTAAGAATATTCCATTTATTGGAGCGTCTGTGTTACAGTCGTCTTGGTTTCATTATACTGTAAGCTGGAGTTTTATGATTTTTGAGTTAGCGCTTCCTTTTTTATTATTATATAAACGCACACAACTTATAGCTTTTATTTTATTAATAGGAAATCAGTTGTTTTCTCAAGCCATGTTTCCATTAGGCATGTTTCCGTTAATTCTTGTTTTTAGTGCGCCTATTTTTTTCTCATCAGAATGGCATCAAAAAGCATTACTGATTTTAAGAGCATTATTATCGCCTTTCCAGAATGTGTTTCATATGTCTTCTGCTTTAAAAATGACAAAAGATTTTCATTACGTAACACCTTTGCCTTTTTTAGTTGTTAGCTTGTTTTTTGTTTTTCAATTGCTATTCCCGTTACGATATATGTTATATGAAGGCGAATTGTTTTGGACAGGCGAAGGGTATTTGTTTTCATGGCGTACCTCGCTAATCGAGAAATCTGGAACAATTAGTTTTAAAGTGGTTAACCCAGAAAATAAAGAGGTATGTTATGTCGATAATTCAGAATTTCTAACCGAAAGACAGGAACAGCAAATGAGTTTTCAACCAGACTTTATTTTGGAATACGCTCATTATTTAGCAGAACACTATAAATCAGAAGGTTATAAATATGTCGCTATTTATGCAGATAGTTTTGTAACTTTAAATGGTAGACCAAGCAAAAGGTTTATAAATCCGGAAGTGAATTTAGTACAAGAAGAGGAGTCTTTTAGTCATAAAAAGTGGATTCTGCCATTTCATGATAAAATAAGTGGACTGTAG